In the genome of Nonomuraea sp. NBC_00507, the window TGTACGCCGCGTTCTGGCAGGTGCTCATTCAGGTCCTGTACGGCGTCGCGGCCGTGGACGCGGTGGCCTACGACACCGCCAGGTCGTACGGGCTGTCGGCCTGGTCGCGGGTCAGGCACCTGGTGTGGCCGACCGCGCTGCCGTACGTCATGACCGGGCTCAGGCTGGCGGCGGCGGTGGCGTTCATCCTGGCGGTGACGGCGGAGCTGGTGATCGGCAGTCCGGGTCTGGGGGCCGAGATCCAGGTGGCGCAGAGCAGCGGGGCCGTGCCCACGGTGTACGCGCTGATCGTGGTGGCCGGGGTCGTCGGCATCGCCGTGAACGCCGCCGTGCGGCTGCTGGAGCGCAGGGTGCTGGCCTGGCATCCGGCCGTGCGATCGGAGGTCGCCGCGTGAAGCCTCGCCGGAC includes:
- a CDS encoding ABC transporter permease, with translation MTRLLYGLAGLGGLLALLEAVPRLGLVDERFLPPASLILSTLGAQLAAPQLWIALGETMGGWALGLAMAFCAAVVAGVVIGIVPGLRALTNSTIEFLRPIPSVALVPLATLLFGPSLGSTLMLVVYAAFWQVLIQVLYGVAAVDAVAYDTARSYGLSAWSRVRHLVWPTALPYVMTGLRLAAAVAFILAVTAELVIGSPGLGAEIQVAQSSGAVPTVYALIVVAGVVGIAVNAAVRLLERRVLAWHPAVRSEVAA